Proteins encoded in a region of the Pseudomonas denitrificans (nom. rej.) genome:
- a CDS encoding adenosine deaminase, with amino-acid sequence MYDWLNALPKAELHLHLEGSLEPELLFALAERNKVALPWGDVESLRKAYAFNNLQEFLDLYYAGADVLRTEQDFYDLTWAYLEKCKAQNVIHVEPFFDPQTHTDRGVPFEVVLRGIQGALKDGEKQLGISHGLILSFLRHLSEEEAFKTLDQAMPFRDAFIAVGLDSSEVGHPPSKFQRVFDRARAEGFLTVAHAGEEGPPEYIWEALDLLKIERIDHGVRAIEDERLMQRIIDEQIPLTVCPLSNTKLCVFDHMREHNILDMLERGVKVTVNSDDPAYFGGYVTENFQALHEHLGMTKEQAQRLAQNSLDARLVK; translated from the coding sequence ATGTACGACTGGCTCAATGCCCTGCCCAAGGCCGAACTGCACCTGCACCTGGAGGGTTCGCTGGAGCCCGAGCTGCTTTTCGCCCTGGCCGAGCGCAACAAGGTCGCCCTGCCCTGGGGCGACGTCGAGAGCCTGCGCAAGGCCTATGCGTTCAACAACCTGCAGGAATTCCTCGACCTCTACTACGCCGGCGCCGACGTGCTGCGTACCGAGCAGGACTTCTACGACCTGACCTGGGCTTACCTGGAGAAGTGCAAGGCGCAGAACGTCATCCACGTCGAGCCGTTCTTCGACCCGCAAACCCACACCGACCGTGGCGTGCCCTTCGAGGTGGTGCTGCGTGGCATCCAGGGCGCGCTCAAGGATGGCGAGAAGCAGTTGGGCATCAGCCATGGCCTGATCCTCAGCTTCCTGCGCCACCTGTCCGAGGAAGAGGCGTTCAAGACCCTCGACCAGGCCATGCCGTTCCGCGACGCCTTCATCGCCGTCGGCCTGGACAGCTCCGAAGTCGGCCACCCGCCGAGCAAGTTCCAGCGCGTGTTCGACCGCGCCCGCGCCGAAGGCTTCCTCACCGTCGCCCACGCCGGCGAGGAAGGCCCGCCAGAGTACATCTGGGAAGCCCTGGACCTGCTCAAGATCGAGCGTATCGACCACGGCGTGCGCGCCATCGAGGACGAGCGACTGATGCAGCGCATCATCGACGAGCAGATCCCGCTGACCGTCTGCCCGCTGTCCAACACCAAGCTCTGCGTGTTCGACCACATGCGCGAGCACAACATCCTCGACATGCTCGAGCGCGGCGTGAAGGTGACGGTGAACTCGGACGACCCGGCGTATTTCGGCGGCTATGTCACCGAGAACTTCCAGGCCCTGCACGAGCACCTGGGGATGACGAAGGAGC